A genomic region of Methylobacterium durans contains the following coding sequences:
- a CDS encoding amino acid--[acyl-carrier-protein] ligase: protein MNMKVMDVPAAPPAQDPLDALFDAMFRPMNAQGVYARTGAYESVVEALAALISSKRDAETEVFRFPPVMSRAHLERHGYLKSFPNLLGCVSCLEGSEAEIRAAADLHAVGGDWTAELETADLVLTPAACYPVYPIAAARGPVPAGGYRFDVACDCFRREPSSHLDRLQSFRMREYVRIGTPDEVRDFRERWIIRATALADELGLPYRIEQASDPFFGRVGQIMAFSQLEQSLKFELLVPLRGEAAGTACMSFNYHREHFGTTWNLRDADGEPAHTGCVAFGMDRLAVALFATHGRDVADWPQTVRAALRL from the coding sequence ATGAACATGAAGGTCATGGACGTGCCGGCCGCGCCGCCGGCGCAGGATCCGCTGGACGCGCTCTTCGACGCGATGTTCCGGCCGATGAACGCGCAGGGCGTCTACGCGCGCACCGGCGCCTACGAATCGGTGGTCGAGGCGCTCGCGGCCCTCATCTCCTCGAAGCGCGACGCGGAAACGGAGGTTTTCCGCTTTCCCCCCGTGATGAGCCGGGCGCATCTGGAGCGCCACGGCTACCTGAAGAGCTTCCCGAACCTCCTCGGCTGCGTCTCCTGCCTCGAGGGCAGCGAGGCGGAGATCCGCGCCGCCGCCGACCTGCACGCCGTGGGCGGCGACTGGACGGCGGAACTCGAGACCGCCGACCTCGTTCTGACCCCGGCCGCCTGCTATCCGGTCTACCCGATCGCCGCCGCGCGCGGTCCGGTGCCGGCGGGCGGATACCGCTTCGACGTCGCCTGCGACTGTTTTCGCCGCGAGCCGTCGTCGCATCTCGACCGGCTGCAATCCTTCCGCATGCGGGAGTACGTCCGCATCGGCACGCCGGATGAGGTGCGCGACTTCCGCGAGCGCTGGATCATCCGCGCGACGGCGCTCGCCGACGAACTCGGCCTGCCCTACCGGATCGAGCAGGCAAGCGACCCGTTCTTCGGCCGCGTCGGCCAGATCATGGCCTTCAGCCAGCTGGAGCAATCCCTGAAGTTCGAGCTCCTGGTGCCGCTGCGCGGCGAGGCCGCCGGCACGGCCTGCATGAGCTTCAACTACCATCGCGAGCATTTCGGCACGACCTGGAACCTGCGCGACGCGGACGGCGAGCCCGCCCATACCGGCTGCGTCGCCTTCGGGATGGACCGTCTCGCGGTCGCCCTCTTCGCCACGCACGGGCGCGACGTCGCCGACTGGCCGCAGACGGTGCGCGCCGCCCTGCGGCTCTGA
- a CDS encoding alpha/beta hydrolase, producing MTLDPHARRFLDMIALGGVAEPTVAGRRVSLRNLARLAARGAEAAETRDLILPSPGGPLHARLYAPPGSDARPRAGLLFFHGGGFVAGDLDTHDGICRALTAASGCRTVSVAYRLAPEHPFPAALEDARASLAWVAAQGPALGIDPARLALGGDSAGAGLAARLAQEAREHGPPIAAQVLLCPVLDGVGEGASRTDYASGHFLDAATIARDIDALGLTGHDLSDPRLSPLRAASLAGLPPAIIHTAEHDIVRDDGTAYAARLTEAGVPVRHTCHPGMIHFFYGLGGLVPAGRPALAMIGRELAEVVG from the coding sequence ATGACCCTCGATCCGCACGCCCGGCGCTTCCTCGACATGATCGCCCTGGGCGGCGTGGCCGAGCCGACGGTTGCCGGGCGGCGGGTCTCCCTGCGCAATCTCGCCCGGCTCGCCGCCCGCGGCGCCGAGGCGGCCGAGACCCGCGACCTCATCCTGCCCAGCCCCGGCGGGCCGCTCCATGCCAGGCTCTACGCACCGCCGGGTTCGGATGCGCGTCCGCGCGCCGGCCTCCTCTTCTTCCACGGCGGCGGCTTCGTCGCGGGCGATCTCGACACCCATGACGGGATCTGCCGGGCGCTGACGGCGGCTTCCGGATGCCGCACCGTATCGGTCGCCTACAGGCTCGCCCCGGAGCACCCCTTCCCGGCCGCGCTCGAGGATGCGCGCGCGAGCCTCGCCTGGGTCGCCGCGCAAGGCCCGGCCCTCGGCATCGATCCCGCGCGCCTCGCGCTCGGCGGCGATTCGGCCGGAGCCGGGCTCGCGGCGCGCCTCGCCCAGGAGGCGCGGGAGCACGGGCCACCCATCGCCGCCCAGGTTCTGCTCTGCCCCGTCCTCGACGGGGTGGGGGAGGGCGCCTCCCGCACCGACTATGCCAGCGGCCACTTCCTCGACGCGGCGACGATCGCCCGCGATATCGATGCCCTGGGATTGACGGGCCACGACCTCTCCGACCCGCGCCTGTCGCCCCTCCGGGCGGCCTCCCTCGCCGGCCTGCCGCCCGCCATCATCCACACCGCGGAGCACGACATCGTCCGGGACGACGGCACGGCCTACGCCGCCCGTCTCACGGAAGCGGGCGTCCCCGTCCGCCACACCTGCCACCCGGGGATGATCCACTTCTTCTACGGCCTCGGCGGCCTCGTTCCCGCCGGGCGTCCGGCGCTGGCGATGATCGGGCGGGAGCTTGCGGAGGTGGTCGGCTGA
- a CDS encoding enoyl-CoA hydratase: protein MVAALAASPEAPLLLREDRDGVASLTLNRGATRNALSLALMEALQGALDAIGADPAVRVVVLKGAGPAFCAGHDLKEMRSDRDHESIDAIFKACSRMMIAIIRLPQPVIAQVHGVATAAGCQLVATCDLAVASGDARFATPGVDIGLFCSTPMVALSRAVPRKAALEMLLLGEPIGAAEALRIGLVNRVVPGDELVAATFALARVIAEKPRRVVALGKAAYARQGELGLEEAYAYTADVMARNMMMEEAAEGIDAFLQKRAPRWPA from the coding sequence ATGGTTGCCGCCCTCGCTGCCTCCCCCGAAGCGCCGCTCCTCCTGCGGGAGGACCGGGATGGCGTCGCGAGTCTCACGCTGAATCGGGGGGCGACCCGCAACGCCCTGTCGCTGGCCCTGATGGAGGCGCTGCAGGGCGCGCTCGACGCGATCGGGGCGGATCCGGCGGTGCGGGTCGTCGTCCTGAAGGGCGCCGGGCCCGCCTTCTGCGCGGGTCACGACCTCAAGGAGATGCGGTCGGACCGCGATCACGAGTCCATCGATGCGATCTTCAAAGCGTGCTCGCGCATGATGATCGCGATCATCCGCTTGCCGCAGCCTGTGATTGCGCAAGTGCACGGCGTTGCCACCGCCGCGGGCTGCCAGCTCGTGGCGACCTGCGACCTCGCCGTGGCCTCCGGGGACGCGCGCTTCGCCACGCCCGGCGTCGATATCGGCCTGTTCTGCTCGACGCCGATGGTGGCACTGTCGCGAGCGGTCCCGCGCAAGGCGGCCCTCGAGATGCTGCTCCTCGGCGAGCCGATCGGGGCGGCGGAGGCGCTGCGCATCGGCCTCGTCAACCGGGTGGTGCCGGGAGACGAGCTGGTGGCGGCCACCTTCGCGTTGGCGCGGGTGATCGCGGAGAAGCCGCGCCGGGTCGTCGCCCTCGGCAAGGCGGCCTACGCCCGCCAGGGCGAGCTCGGCCTGGAGGAGGCCTACGCCTACACGGCGGATGTGATGGCCCGGAACATGATGATGGAGGAGGCGGCGGAGGGCATCGACGCCTTCCTGCAGAAGCGGGCGCCGCGCTGGCCCGCCTGA
- a CDS encoding SDR family NAD(P)-dependent oxidoreductase, which yields MPNVLVTGGSRGLGLAIATRLAACGHDVIAVARRDSEGLLAAAEAARAAETGSIRFRAADLSDIETLPALVRETRREFGKLYGLVNNAGLGTEGLLATMQNPHIEALIRLNTLSPIMLTKFVVRGMMADGGGRIVNLASIIAATGYSGLSVYAATKASLVGFTKSLAREVGHLGITVNAVAPGFIDTEMTEGLGAEGRERIVRRSALRRLAGAEDVAHAVEYLLGPGGRNVTGTVLTVDAGNTA from the coding sequence ATGCCCAACGTCCTCGTCACCGGCGGCAGCCGCGGCCTCGGGCTCGCCATCGCGACCCGGCTCGCCGCCTGCGGCCACGACGTGATCGCGGTGGCGCGGCGGGATTCCGAGGGGCTGCTCGCGGCAGCCGAGGCGGCGCGCGCCGCCGAGACCGGCTCGATCCGTTTCCGCGCGGCCGACCTCTCCGACATCGAGACCCTGCCGGCGCTCGTGCGCGAGACCCGGCGCGAGTTCGGCAAGCTTTACGGTCTCGTGAACAATGCCGGCCTCGGCACCGAGGGGCTGCTCGCCACGATGCAGAACCCGCATATCGAGGCGCTGATCCGGCTCAACACCCTCTCTCCGATCATGCTCACCAAGTTCGTGGTACGGGGCATGATGGCCGATGGCGGCGGGCGCATCGTCAACCTCGCCTCGATCATCGCCGCGACGGGCTATTCCGGTCTCTCGGTCTACGCGGCGACGAAGGCGTCCCTCGTCGGATTCACCAAGTCGCTCGCCCGCGAGGTCGGGCATCTCGGCATCACCGTCAACGCGGTGGCGCCGGGCTTCATCGACACGGAGATGACGGAAGGGCTCGGCGCGGAGGGCCGGGAGCGCATCGTGCGCCGCTCGGCGCTGCGCCGCCTCGCGGGCGCCGAGGACGTCGCCCACGCCGTCGAGTACCTGCTCGGGCCGGGCGGCCGCAACGTCACCGGCACGGTGCTGACGGTGGACGCCGGCAACACCGCCTGA
- a CDS encoding class I adenylate-forming enzyme family protein, which yields MKRPDSRSLREALAREASAAGQSRMLHGLAHGVALPDLLDLSCLNGDVGGQRLLLVTEDQFLAGLALIAVDGLAEAVVLCPPDLAAEHLPVIAERAGATSILTDRPRSALPGLDALPLIDCAWPPVPAAREPEFERATEWLLLTSGTTGVPKLVRHDLAGLTAAIRPRPEGEAPPVWATFYDIRRYGGLQIFLRGILAGGSLILSGGSAEAVSDHLARLGRHGVTHVSGTPSHWRRVLMSPARGLIDPAYLRLSGEIADQAVLDGLRDAYPRASIGHAYASTEAGVGFEVTDGLEGFPKDFVGRPGEVAMRVVDGSLRIRSRRTASGYVGSDDLALADAEGFVDTGDMVEERVVDGAARYHFVGRRGGIINVGGLKVHPEEIEAVINRHARVRMSLVEGRRNPITGAIVQASVVLDEAADPAPPEEIRKEILAACRAELSPHKVPALLRIVPRLDVTAAGKLARRPA from the coding sequence ATGAAGCGGCCTGACTCGCGCTCGCTGCGCGAGGCGCTGGCGCGGGAGGCTAGCGCCGCGGGGCAATCCCGGATGCTGCATGGGCTCGCGCACGGCGTCGCGCTGCCCGATCTCCTCGACCTGAGCTGTCTGAACGGCGACGTCGGCGGGCAGCGGCTCTTGCTCGTCACAGAGGACCAGTTCCTCGCCGGCCTCGCGCTGATCGCCGTCGACGGCCTCGCCGAGGCGGTCGTGCTGTGCCCGCCCGACCTCGCCGCCGAGCACCTGCCCGTGATCGCGGAGCGCGCGGGCGCGACCTCCATCCTCACCGACCGGCCGCGCTCCGCCCTGCCGGGCCTCGACGCGCTGCCGTTGATCGACTGCGCCTGGCCTCCCGTGCCCGCCGCCCGCGAGCCCGAGTTCGAGCGGGCGACGGAGTGGCTGCTCCTCACCTCCGGCACCACCGGCGTGCCGAAGCTCGTGCGCCACGATCTCGCGGGGCTGACCGCGGCGATCCGGCCGCGGCCCGAGGGGGAGGCGCCGCCGGTCTGGGCGACCTTCTACGACATCCGCCGCTACGGCGGCCTGCAGATCTTCCTGCGCGGTATCCTCGCGGGCGGCTCGCTCATCCTCTCGGGCGGCAGCGCGGAAGCGGTCTCGGACCATCTCGCCCGCCTCGGGCGCCACGGCGTCACCCATGTCTCGGGCACGCCCTCGCACTGGCGGCGCGTGCTGATGAGCCCGGCTCGGGGGCTGATCGACCCCGCCTATCTCCGCCTCTCCGGCGAGATCGCCGACCAAGCGGTGCTCGACGGCCTGCGCGACGCCTATCCCCGCGCCTCGATCGGCCACGCCTACGCCTCGACCGAGGCCGGCGTCGGCTTCGAGGTCACGGACGGGCTCGAGGGCTTCCCCAAGGATTTCGTCGGCCGGCCCGGTGAGGTCGCGATGCGGGTGGTCGACGGGTCGCTGCGCATCCGCTCGCGCCGCACGGCCTCGGGCTATGTCGGCTCGGACGATCTCGCGCTCGCCGACGCGGAGGGCTTCGTCGACACCGGCGACATGGTGGAGGAGCGCGTCGTCGACGGGGCGGCCCGCTACCACTTCGTCGGACGCCGCGGCGGCATCATCAATGTCGGGGGCCTCAAGGTGCATCCGGAGGAGATCGAGGCCGTCATCAACCGGCACGCCCGCGTGCGGATGTCCCTCGTCGAGGGGCGGCGCAACCCGATCACCGGGGCCATCGTCCAGGCGAGCGTCGTGCTCGACGAGGCCGCCGATCCCGCTCCGCCCGAGGAGATCCGTAAGGAGATCCTGGCCGCCTGCCGGGCCGAGCTCAGCCCGCACAAGGTGCCGGCGCTCCTTCGGATCGTGCCCCGCCTCGACGTCACGGCCGCCGGCAAGCTCGCCCGGCGCCCCGCCTGA
- a CDS encoding phosphopantetheine-binding protein: protein MSARLIIIENIEQVAAEQEKALAPLTDDLVLLESGLDSLCFAILVSRLEDDLGVDPFTASDEIEFPVTLGDFVALYEAARVDEAA, encoded by the coding sequence ATGTCGGCACGGTTAATCATCATCGAGAACATCGAGCAGGTTGCCGCGGAGCAGGAGAAGGCGCTCGCGCCGCTGACCGACGATCTGGTGCTGCTCGAATCCGGCCTCGATTCCCTCTGCTTCGCGATCCTGGTGAGCCGGCTGGAGGACGATCTCGGCGTCGATCCCTTCACGGCGTCGGACGAGATCGAGTTCCCCGTCACCCTCGGCGACTTCGTCGCGCTCTACGAGGCCGCGCGGGTCGATGAAGCGGCCTGA
- a CDS encoding sulfate ABC transporter substrate-binding protein: protein MQTPVTRATRPAYRLRSLLLAACLAPALGLASPALAAETALLNVSYDPTRELYREVNAAFTEEWKAKTGETITVRASHGGSGSQARTVIDGVDADVVTLGIPSDIDAIVKLTKKISADWRDKQPNQGLPYTSTVVFLVRKGNPKGVKDWNDLGKPDVKVITPNPKTSAGGRWNFLAAWGYAYNQDKDAEKANAFVGQIYKNVPILDTGARGSTVTFAQRGLGDVLPTWENEAFLVLQEFGADKFDIVVPPTSIYAEPPVALVDANVDRKGTRKQAEAYLAFLYSDKAQAIFAKHRYRPLKREAANKADLAFLPDVKLFKIEDLQGNWDDIQKKNFDNGGLFDQLSKAGR from the coding sequence ATGCAGACGCCTGTGACGAGAGCCACCCGCCCGGCCTACCGCCTCCGCAGCCTGCTGCTCGCGGCCTGCCTAGCACCGGCGCTCGGCCTCGCGTCTCCGGCCCTCGCCGCCGAGACGGCGCTCCTCAACGTCTCCTACGACCCGACCCGGGAACTCTACCGGGAGGTCAACGCGGCTTTCACGGAGGAGTGGAAGGCCAAGACCGGCGAGACCATCACGGTGCGCGCCTCGCACGGGGGCTCCGGTTCGCAGGCCCGCACGGTGATCGACGGGGTCGATGCCGACGTCGTGACGCTCGGCATCCCCTCCGACATCGACGCCATCGTCAAGCTCACCAAGAAGATTTCGGCCGATTGGCGCGACAAGCAGCCGAACCAGGGCCTGCCCTACACCTCGACGGTGGTGTTCCTCGTCCGCAAGGGCAACCCGAAGGGCGTGAAGGACTGGAACGACCTCGGCAAGCCCGACGTGAAGGTGATCACCCCGAACCCGAAGACCTCGGCCGGCGGGCGCTGGAACTTCCTCGCCGCCTGGGGCTACGCCTACAACCAGGACAAGGATGCCGAGAAGGCCAACGCCTTCGTGGGCCAGATCTACAAGAACGTGCCCATCCTCGACACGGGCGCGCGGGGCTCCACCGTCACCTTCGCCCAGCGGGGCCTGGGCGACGTGCTGCCGACCTGGGAGAACGAGGCCTTTCTCGTCCTGCAGGAATTCGGCGCCGACAAGTTCGACATCGTGGTGCCACCGACGTCGATCTACGCCGAGCCGCCGGTTGCCCTCGTCGACGCCAACGTCGACCGCAAGGGCACCCGCAAGCAGGCCGAGGCCTATCTCGCCTTTCTCTACTCGGACAAGGCTCAGGCGATCTTCGCCAAGCACCGCTACCGTCCGCTCAAGCGCGAGGCGGCCAACAAGGCGGATCTCGCCTTCCTGCCGGACGTTAAGCTCTTCAAGATCGAGGATCTGCAGGGCAACTGGGACGACATCCAGAAGAAGAACTTCGACAACGGCGGGCTGTTCGACCAACTGAGCAAAGCCGGGCGCTGA
- the cysT gene encoding sulfate ABC transporter permease subunit CysT: MVATPPRRFLFRRPSVIPGFGLTLGYALTCLSLVVLLPLAALVAKASGLGLSGIWEVARDPRVASALRLSFGVSLAAALTASVFGFVVAWVLTRYEFPGRRIVDAAVDLPFALPTAVAGIALASLYAPNGLVGAELAKVGIQAAYTPLGIFIAMVFIGLPFAVRTVQPLIAEIDKEVEEASATLGATRLMTLARVVLPPLIPAVLTGFALAFARGVGEYGSIIFIAGNLPFVSEIAPLLIVIKLSEFDYAGAAAIATIMLGISFLTLLAINLIQAWSRRRFGYV, from the coding sequence ATGGTCGCGACGCCACCTCGGCGGTTCCTCTTCCGCCGCCCCAGCGTGATCCCGGGCTTCGGGCTCACGCTGGGCTACGCGCTCACCTGCCTCAGCCTCGTCGTGCTGCTGCCGCTGGCCGCCCTGGTGGCGAAGGCTTCCGGCCTCGGCCTGTCCGGCATCTGGGAGGTCGCCCGCGACCCGCGGGTGGCGAGCGCGCTGCGGCTCAGCTTCGGGGTGTCGCTCGCGGCCGCGCTCACGGCCTCGGTGTTCGGCTTCGTCGTCGCCTGGGTGCTGACCCGCTACGAGTTCCCCGGCCGCCGGATCGTCGACGCGGCCGTCGACCTGCCCTTCGCCCTGCCGACAGCGGTGGCCGGCATCGCGCTGGCCTCCCTCTACGCCCCGAACGGGCTCGTCGGCGCGGAACTCGCCAAGGTCGGCATCCAGGCCGCCTACACGCCGCTGGGCATCTTCATCGCCATGGTGTTCATCGGCCTGCCGTTTGCCGTGCGCACGGTGCAGCCGCTGATCGCCGAGATCGACAAGGAGGTGGAGGAGGCGTCCGCCACCCTCGGCGCGACCCGCCTGATGACCCTGGCCCGCGTGGTGCTGCCGCCCCTCATCCCCGCGGTGCTGACGGGCTTCGCGCTCGCCTTCGCCCGCGGCGTGGGCGAGTACGGCTCGATCATCTTCATCGCGGGGAACCTCCCCTTCGTCTCCGAGATCGCGCCGCTCCTCATCGTCATCAAGCTCTCCGAGTTCGACTACGCGGGGGCGGCGGCCATCGCCACGATCATGCTCGGGATCTCGTTCCTGACGCTGCTCGCCATCAACCTGATCCAGGCCTGGAGCCGGCGGAGGTTCGGCTATGTCTGA